The DNA region TATTCATCTCAATTGCATAATATGCTTATGAGATGGTACCTGTAACGTTTTTAGGTTCGTAACAATTATAGGGTTAGTGTATTTTTTTATTATATACTGTAGAGTGAAGTGAAATTATAATAAAATAATGTAAAATTACAAATAAGATAGTTAATATACTAATATCTAGAAAAAATAAGTGGTGATTATATGCCATATGATAAAAATGGAAAAAATATCGAAATTGGGAATTTTGCAAGATATATTAATACAGGTACGGAAGGTATTGTAAAAGATTTTAAAAACATAAATAATGAAGAATTGATCGTTTTAGATAATAATTTAGCATATAAACCTAATTTAATTGAAATTATTCAAAATATAACTCAAAAAAGTAATAATAAAAAAATAGAAATTAAAGATGACGAAATAAATTTGAGTAATTCAGAAGATATCGATTCTTGTGGTGCTGGTTAATTTATACTATATAATTTTTTATTCACTATTTTTCTTATTAATTAATGAAACTAGAGCATTTAATATTGAATTTTTAATATAATTATCGGAAACCCTATCTGCATCCTTGGATGTAAAATCAAACCTTAATGTTTTACTTGCGTCAGGCATTCCCATTGTGGTTATAGTTATTATTCTATAATTCTTTAATAAATCTAAAGCCACTTCATAACTCTCTTTTGGTTCCATATTTATCATAAAACCAGTTGGTGTTTTTTCAAAAGATAAAAAATCATACTCATTTAATTCGTCAAATGTAAAATTAATTGCTCTTTGTTGTGCTTTTTTAATCCGTTCGAAGCTGAAATTTTTTAAAGTATAGACCATTGCTGCTAAAATTGGTGCTTGAGCTTCTAAACCATACTTTAAGCCTTCAGAATATATCTCATCTATTAATTCTTTATTACCTGCCAATAAACCTGCCCTAGGTCCATTCATTAATTTATCCATGCTTGTAACTACCAGGTCAGCACCCATATTTAATGCAGTTTGTTGACCATTTAACAAACGTATTCTTGCACCTGAAGCGTCGTCAAATAATACATTAACATTTTTAGAATGACAATATTCAATTAATTTTTTGGCATTTTCAAAATCTACAATTTTATGGTTCATTGTAGATCCAGTTATTATTAAAAATTTATTAGTGTCAATTAAAGACGTTATTTCATCAAAGTCGTCACTTTCATAATATTGGATACCCAAAATACTACAACTTTTAGGTACTGATGGATGAGATGGTTTTTCAGGTACGTAATGCAATACTTGAGTTATATTTTTACTTTTTAATGTTATAATAGTGGCTAAAAGTGCTGAAGAAGTTCTATTAAATCCAACTGCTTTTTCATATTTGCAATATTCTTCCAAAGATTCTAACTTATTTTTAAGGTCAGAATCTTCTGTAAAATCATTATGTAAATATAATAATCCATGCCGGTTCAATTTTTCAGTGAATATTGCAGGTCCAGTATAAGTTTCTAAAAAATCCAAATTTTTATCTTCTATGTAAAATCCACCAGTTAGACCTGTTAAATCATATATATTATCTCGACCATGTTTTTTTAAATTATCTCTCAGAATTTCCCTTGTTTTTATGATCCTTTCAAATTCTAAATCCTTCAAAATATCCCTCGAATAAAAATATAGTATAAAATATAGTATAAAAATGAATATAATAATTGTTGTATCAAATATATAATTATATGTTTAAGTATTTTACAGAATAAAATTTGAAAATTAATATATTAAAAATTATAGTAAATTAAAATAAAAAAATAAATAAGAAAATAAATATAAAAAGTAAATTAAATATATTTCTTCAATTCTTCAGGTTTATGCAATTCGCCACCTATTTTACCAATTAATTCAACTTCGCAATTTGCATATTTCATAACTTCGCCTACAACTTGTCCTAAATTCATTTCAGGAACTAATATTTTTGAAGCTTTTAAGTTTTTAATTAAATTGTCAGGGAATGGAAATACAGTTTTTAATCGTATATATCCTACATCTTTTCCTTCAGCCATTAAAGAATCCACAGTATATTTAACAGTCCTTGAAGGAGTTCCATAACATACAAATATAGTTTCTGCATCGATATTTTTTGATTCATACAATACAATATCATCTTTATTTTCTAGTATTTTATTGGATAATCTCCTCACTAATTTATCGTGTGTTTCAGCAGAAACGTCAGGATATCCTTTTTCATTATGAGTCAAACCAGTTACTGCAGTTTTATAACCTTCTCCAAAAACTGGCATAATTGGTACTAATTTGTCATTTTCATTATCTAAATCATTATTTGGAGTTAATCTATTGATTATTTCAATATCGTCATGTAAAACTACTTTTTCACGCATGTGCCCCAATATTTCATCAGCCATTACGAAAACAGGTGTTCGATACTTTTCAGAATAATTAAATGCCAATATTGTAAAATCATACATTTCTTGTACGGAACTTGGCACTAAAACTATAGGTTGATAATCACCATGACTTCCCCATTTTGTTTGCATTATATCTGCCTGGGATGCAGCAGTTGGTTGCCCTGTTGAAGGACCCCCACGTTGTACATTTACCAAAACGCAAGGCGTTTCAGTCATAAAAGCATAACCTATATTTTCTTGCATTAGGCTAATGCCTGGTCCACTTGTAGCAGTCATGGATTTACTACCTGCCCAACTTGCACCAATTATGGAAGCCATACTTGCTATTTCATCTTCCATTTGACAATAATAACCACCTAATTTAGGTAATTTTTTTGCCATTCCCTCTGCAATTTCTGTTGAAGGAGTTATTGGGTAACCGCCAAAAAACATACACCCTGCTTTTAAAGCTCCTTCTACACAAGCCATATTTCCTTGTATAAATTCAGTTTTCATCATATCACCAATATCTTAATAGTGAAAAAATAAATTTAAATTTTATATTATGTGAGTATTATAAGTTATATCAATATATTATATATTATTAATCTTGATATTTTAATCTTCAAGTAAATTATCCATATAAATTAATAAAAAAATATACTTGTAAAAAATATAAATTAATAAAAAATCGATTATTTTAATTAATATACTGTTCAAAACTTTCAAGTTGGTCATAAGTGCCAAAAACATATATTTGATCTTCCAAATGCAATATAGTATCTTTGGATGGATTAACACTCAAAGACCCATTTTTTGATTTAATACCAATTACTGAAACATTGTAATTAATATGGCTTAATAATTCAAAGATTGACATTCCTTCGTATTTCTGTGAAATATTATATTTTCTAAGGTCTATATCTTCATTGTATTCATAATTAGCTATAGACATAAATGTGGAAAAAAAATCCAAAACATCTGGTTTTATAGCCAATTCTGCTAAACGCATACCGCCTATCATATATGGCGAAACAACCTTATCCGCACCTGCAATTAGTAACTTATCCATTGAAACTGTTTCTTCAGCCTTAGAAACTACATGTATATTAGGATTTAACCTTTTTGCAGATAATGTAACAAATACATTATCAGAATCTTTAGGCATTGTTGAAATTAAGGTCTTTGCATTTTTAATATTTGCTTCAATTAAACATTCATCTAATGTGGCATCCCCACAAATATAGTTAAAATCAGGGTTTTTTTCAAACTCAGAAACTAAGTTTTCTTCACTTAAGTCCAAAACCACAAAATCAGTACCCCTTTTAGCCAATCTATTCGCAACCACTTTTCCAATTCTACCATAACCACACAATATATAATGTTCATTCATATTTTTTATTCTGTTTTTCATAATTCTCATCCTGTTTGCTTTTCTAAAATAACCTTCTACAAATAATTGTAAAGTACTCCCAAATGTAAAAACTCCAACGCTCGTACCAGTTAAGGCCAATAATATCGCAGTTAATTTTCCGAAGTCGTTGGTAGGGTGAATTTCACCATAACCTATTGTAAACATTGTTATTATTGTTAGGTAGAATGAGTCGAACAATGTAAGATTTTCAAAATACGAAAAGGAGATTGAAAAAAACACAATAATACAAAACATTACTAAAAGACCTATTTCTATCTTCCTTATAGGTTCCATGACATCACTTCTTTGAATTGATTATTTGTGATATTTCAACATAAATTACATAAATACTAAAAGATGATTTATCATTTTGCTTTTTAAATATATTATAATATTTAAATAGTATAATATTAAAAATATATTCGATTATAATCATATAAATATTTCAACTCTATAATATATAATAAAATAACATTTGATAATTATAAAAACTATAATAGTATATAATTATTTAACAATAGTAAAGTTAATTTTAATAAAAATGGTTGTGATGTTATGGAAATCGGATTATTGAGTGTTAAAAATACATTGCCTTTTTTTGAGAATTTTGGAAATTTACCCACTAAATTAATATCTGAATCCAATATGAAAGATATTAGCGATTTAGACTTGTTTATAATACCGGGAGGTAGTTTAATAGAGTGTAATAATTTATTAAACAATGATGAGTTTAAAAATACATTATCTAAGTTTAATGGTTATATATTAGGAATATGTAGCGGATTTCAATTATTATCCAATACTATCGACATAGGTAGAAAAAGCCAAACCCCTATTTTAAAAAAAGGATTAGAATTGTTGGATGTGGATATATCTCCTTTAATATGTACGGATCGAGTTAAATTTAAAATAGATAATAATACGATATTTAATAATAAAAAAACAAACGATAATTCTGAAAAAAAATTACAAAATTATAACAATATGGCATATGATGGATTTCATTGTCATACATATGGCCATATTACTATCGAAAACTCAAAAGTATTTACAAAATCATTTGTTAATAAATTAGATTATAAAATGCTTGAAAAATCTAATGAGTTAATTTCTGGAGCATTTGATGGTAAAATATATGGTACTATGATACATGATTTTTTAGATAACGAAAATATAAAAAATTCATTTTTAAATAATTTTAAAGTTAAGGAAGATGAATTAGAAGAAATAACAATTAAAAATCAAAATTTAAAATCAAAATTTAAAAAATATAGATATGATGAAAATATAAACATAGCACATAAACAAAAAAATATAGATACCTCGAAAAAAGGGATAATATTATTAGGTACGGGCTCCGAAAGTGGAAAAACATTTATAACAACTAGTATTGCTGGTAAATTATCTAAAAAAGGATATAAAGTATTTTCTGCCAAAATAGGTCCAGATGTAAGAGATATAGTGCCGTCATTATATATTACAAATGAACCTATGACAAAATATAGTAGCATTAAAATATATGATAGAGGCTGGTCAACGATTGAAGAGTTTAAAAAATACATAGAATCCTCAGATTATGATTATTATATAATTGAAGGTGTGATGGGTGCATTTACTGGTTGTTTAAATAAAGCAGGATATAGTAGTGCAGAAATAGCCAAATTATTAAATATACCCACATATGTCGTTTCTTCATGTAGTAAAAGCGGTATAGAAGGTTCATATATTGAATCGTTGATGTATTATACTTTATTAAATAAAATAGGCGTTGATGTAAAAGGAATTATTTTAAATAAAATATATAATGATAGAATAGTCGAAAAAGTTAAGAATATAAGTAATAAATCAGATATTCAAATAATACCTATTAAGAAAGCAAAACAAAATATAAACATAAAAAACAGGGGCTTAATACCTGAAGTAGAAATAGATTATGATCTGTTCTGTAATTTAGCCCTTGATTTAGATATAGATATTGAATTACTAGATATGAATATTAATAACGAAAATAATATAAGTATTGAAGATATTAAAGGATATTTTGAAAATCCTGAAGATACGTCATATATGGAAGAAAAGTTATTAGATTTAGTCTTAAAATTGAAAAAATTATAAATGTGAATAAAATAATTAATACAATATATATTAGTATCACATATAACTCGAAAACTCAAAAATCAAATTATAATATAATTGTTATTGTATTATAGATTTAATAATTATAAATTTTATTTTTTTTTAATAATTAATATATTGTTATATTATGTTTGTAAATACATAGTTATAAATGTGAATAAAATATTAGATTTATTTTAGATGATATATAATTTTAAATTATTATTACGTTGGTTACTATATAAAATAAATTACTGGTGAATTAATGAATTCAGAAATACTATCAAAAGAAATAGAGTCTTTAAAAAATAATAAAAGCAATTTGAAAGATTATTTTAGATATAAATATAGTAATGATATAATTTATGATAAAAATAATGTTTTGATTGATTTAGAAGACTTGCAGAAAAACGGTTTTTTTAAAGAAATAGATTTAATGGAAAATAACCCTAAAGAAGTATTAAATGTTATTCGTGACGCCTATCTAGACGCATATGAATCATTAAAGACTGTTAGAAAAGATATTAATATTGTACCATATCATGTACCAGAATCCATTAATAAAAATAATAAAAACAAACCAGTTACTATTGAAGATATTAAAAGCAATAAATTAGGGAAATTGGTTGAATTTGAAGGTGTAATAACCGTATCTACAAAAATAAAATCAGCTTTGAAAAAAGCGAAATTTATATGCCCTAAATGTGGCAATATAATAAATACTAGTATTGAAAATCCATTTGAAGGATATATAGAACCAATGTGTAGTAATAAGAATTGTGGAGAATTAATGAATTTAAATGAGGAAAATTCAGAATATATTGATTATCAGGAATTAAAAATTCAACAACCTTTAGATTTAATGGAAGACCCTGAAGAACCACCTAAATATATAACAGTTTTATTGGAAAATTCACCAGGTATTTATTGCGGCAGGGTAAAAATAACAGGAATTCCAGTTAAATCTCAAAAGAATAAAAAGATACCAATATATGACATAATTGTAAAAGGATTGAATTGCGAAATTATAGATAATAAGTTAGAAGCGATTCTCACGGAAGAAGACATCGAAAAAATTGAAAGAGTTAGTAAAAACAAAGATGTAATTAATATATTATCTGAAAGGCTAATTCCAGAAATTAAAGGATACTCCACAATTAAAAAAGCTATATTATTACAGCAAATAAAGGGCGTAAAAAAAGGAAGTAAAAGAGCCGATAGTCATGTTTTGTTAATAACAGATCCAGGTATTGGTAAATCAGTTATGTTAAGGAAAATAGCGGAAATACCTGGTAACGTATATGGTTCAGCCACTACCGCTTCAGGTGTTGGTTTAACTGCTGCAGTGGTGCGAGAAAAAACAGAAATAGGCGACGATACATGGGTTATAAAACCTGGTCTTTTAGTTAAAGCAAATAAAGGCACTGCATGTATTGATGAGTTAACGGTGAATAGGGACTTGCAAAGTTATGTTTTGGAAGCCATGGAAAGCCAAACAATACATATAAACAAAGGTGGGATAAATACAAAACTATCATCAGAATGTAGTATTCTAGCCGCTTGTAACCCTAAATGGGGTAGATTTGATAATAATGAAGCGGTTTCTGAACAGATTAATATTCCTGCACCTATGTTAAGTAGATTTGATCTAATATTCCCATTAAAGGATGAACCAGACCGTGCAAGAGATAAGGAAATTGGAAAACATATTATAAATATACATAAAGCATTTTTAGATAAAAATATAAAACAAAATATGAAATTAGATAATATAATAATTGATGATGTATTAATTGATAATGATTTTATAATAAAATATATTATATATGCGAGACAGAAAAAACCAATAATTTCAGAAGATGCGGAAAATATCCTTGTAGAATATTATACTAATATGAGAAAAAGCTCTGTTCAAATTACTGCAAGGCAATTGGAAGCTACAATTAGAATTGCAGAAGCCCATGCTAAAGCAAGACTCCATGACGAAGTTGAAGAGCTAGATGCAATAGAAGCCATTAATATAATTACAGAATCCTTAAAAGAGATAGCTTACGATCCAGAAACTAATTCATTTGATATAGGTAAGGTAACTGGAGTATCTAAAAAAGATGTAAATTATATGAAATCGGTATATAATATAATAAAAAATCTTTCAAATGAATTAGATGCAGAATTAGTAATTTATGAAGATATTGTAGAAAGGGCAAATAAAGAAAATATTGATGAAAATCAAGTTAAAATAGCTTTGAAAAAATTAAAGCAAGTCGGTGACATATACGAGCCGAAAAACAGAAAGTATAGAATTATGTAATAAAATATGATTTTCATATTATTAAAATATAAAATGGGGTTAGTATGAAACTAATAAAAAATTATCCTAAAACGTATGACAATGGTAATTTATGGATTCAGCCTGTGAATCATTCAACAATTTTATCATATGATAATTGTTTTGAATTTCATTACGTAAATAAAACCCCGATAATTAGAATATTAGGTAGCCCTTCAGTATCTAAAATGATACGTAATATACTAAATTCAATTTCTAATAAATTCGCATATGGAAAAAAAGACGTAAATCATATGGAAAATATATTTAGATATATAAATAAAGAGTATAAAACAAACAGAAATTATAATAAAGCCAAAATAGGATGGTATAGGGTAATAGGGGATATTTTTGAGGATTTAACTAATAATAAATTTGAAAAGGTAATTTTCAAATTAAATACATTACTTAAGAGTATAAAACCATTGATTGTAATTGATACGAATAATACATATGCTTGGAATCATAACCACTCATTTAAAAGATTTGTAAAATGGTTAAATGAAGATTTTTCAATAATAATAAGAACCCCATTTAAAAATATAAAAAATATTCAGAATAATTTTCCAAATTCAAAAATAAACAATTGTGCTGCAGTTATAAATTATGCAAAAAATTCAGGTATCTTAATAAAAAATTGTAAAGTGGCAGAACGTATATTAAATATAGCCCAGGGCGACATAACTGCAATAGATATTATATTAAAAAACAGTAAGCGAGAATTAAAAACATTAAGGGATTTAAAAATACCTTGGAAGAAAATAGCTTACCAAACTGCTCCAGATAGGCTAAAAGAAATATATATTAAATGTAATAAACTAAAAAAGTTTAAAATACAAGATATATTACAGATAACGCCAGAATATACCAAATCTACATTATATAAATACTTGAGTGAATTATGTGATTTGGGTATTTTAACAAAAAACAAAAATAAACAAAGTATAATATACAAAATAATAGTCAATAAATTATTATTTAATAAAAAAAGTAATTATACAAACTATATTGGATTGTATAATGAAATATATTTAAGAAAAACTATATTTACCAATAAAATATGAAAATAGTTTTTTTCCAAAACTGTCCAACTGTTTTACAATGTTAGCGAATGCTATATTATTTTTTAAGTTTCGGGTTTTCGAACATGATGTATGTATGAATATTAACCTAAAAAATTTTAAAACTTCCATGATGATTTAATGTATTTTACTATATTTTTTAACTATTTTTATTATTATTCTATATATGCACTATAATAGTATAATAATGTATAAAATTATATATTATATATTATATATTATGAATAATATCTTAGATTTAAAATAATATGATTCAAAAATAAAAAAAACATATAATATTTCAGTTTTAGTAGTATATTATAAAATAACCTATTAAAAAAGTGATATATTATTAAAAAAGTGATTTAAATCAAATGGATAAAAATTACAAAAGACTTCAAAAAGTTTAGTAATATTAGTATTTGGTATTATATATATAGTTGCTTAGAAAACCCGAAAACTATTTTTTAGATAAAAAATGTTTTAACTCTCGAATATGCTCGCAATTTTTAGATTGGCAGGTTATACACCAATATTCAGCACCTGGTAATTCATATATTTCATAATCATTTAAGTATTTTTTAAAATGTATTTTATATGTTTTAGAACCATATTTATCCTTATTTTCAACAAAACTATTTATATTTTTGTTTTTTATATTATGATCCTTATTTTGTATGTTTAATTCATATTTAATCTCTTTTTTATTGATTATTTCTGATAATATATCCATATATTTTTTATTTATATTATATACTTTCGTTTTGTTTTGCATATTGTAATAAACTACCTCAAAACTATTTAATAAACCTAAATATTGACATATGAAGCCTTTTGATAATTTTGTAACATCATGTATTTTAGATATGCTACTATTTTTATGGTTCAGTAAATATTTTATTAGTATATACCTTTGTTTCGTATTTATTTTTTTATCAATACTAGTTTTTATATCCATATTTATACCTATATATCTTATATATTTAATTAATAGTCTTTTCTTTAATTATCTATTCTTTGTACATATTATAATACGATAATTCATAATATTAAAATTATGATATTTTTATAATATAGTATTACGATAATAATTAAGTAATTATTGATTATTTTTTTAATTATCTATTTATTTCTGTTTATTCTATTAAATAAAATACATTATCAAATTTTTTATGTATTTATTATATAATATAATTTTATTTTTATAATTATTATATATATTCACATTTTTTATAGATTATTTCTTTTAAAATTCTGTTAAATATGGTTATTAACATTATCTTTATTCTAAATGAATATATTATATATTAGTATAGTAATAATTAAAAATATGTTTAATAAGTATTATAAAATATTCTTATAAATTTAATAAGTTTTTTGCAAAAAAACATTATATTCACAATATATTATAAAACTATCGTATTATTCACATTATACTATATTCTATATTATATAATATATTAATCTCTTTCGAAAATTCGAAACATATAAAAATATCCAATCTTATATATTATATTCTTATGAAAATACAATTATGAATATTGTGTATTGGTGATTTTATGATAGACCCTATAGAATTTATACACAATGCATCATCTATATCTAAAAAATCAATGAATAGATTGAAATTAAAATCTAATCCATTCTCTGAAAAGCCCATACGTGGAAATACTAAATTTTTTGTGGGGAGAAATTCTGAATTATCAGAAATAGCGGATATTCTAGGTGCAGCTCAATACGGTAGTGTAGCTAATGCAGCAATAGTAGGTACTAAAGGTATTGGTAAAAGTTCTATATTGAATATTTTATATTATGCAGCAAAAAGGCATGGACATTGGATTGTGCAATTAGAAGCTTCTCAGGTAACTGCAAGACAATTTTTAATTCAATTGATGCATAGTATTATTGGAGATAACTTATTTTCCGTAGATGGTACATTATCTACAAACTATATGGAACATTCTAAAAAAATAATAGAGATATACAGACGTTTAAACACATACAGTGATAAAACACCTGTGCATTACCCTCGTGAAAAAATTGAAAGGGATTTGAAATATTTATTACATAATGTTAAAGAAGAAGGCAAATTATGTGTGATATTAGTTGATGAAGCGGATCAATTTGCAAAAAGAAGTTGTTTAGGATTGTTGCAATTTTTCCATTCATTCTTATATGAGGACGACATATTAGCATTTTTTGCAGGGCCTCCAACTATGATGGAAGATTTAACCAAAATTTCACCTGCAATACGTGATCGTATTCCTAAGGTCATAAATATGCCACCTTTAGATAAGGCAGAGGCACATGATTTAATATTAAGGCGTTTGGAGGATGCACATACTAGTGGAGCTTCAGAATATGATCCTTTCACACCTGA from Methanococcus voltae includes:
- a CDS encoding transcriptional regulator, whose amino-acid sequence is MKLIKNYPKTYDNGNLWIQPVNHSTILSYDNCFEFHYVNKTPIIRILGSPSVSKMIRNILNSISNKFAYGKKDVNHMENIFRYINKEYKTNRNYNKAKIGWYRVIGDIFEDLTNNKFEKVIFKLNTLLKSIKPLIVIDTNNTYAWNHNHSFKRFVKWLNEDFSIIIRTPFKNIKNIQNNFPNSKINNCAAVINYAKNSGILIKNCKVAERILNIAQGDITAIDIILKNSKRELKTLRDLKIPWKKIAYQTAPDRLKEIYIKCNKLKKFKIQDILQITPEYTKSTLYKYLSELCDLGILTKNKNKQSIIYKIIVNKLLFNKKSNYTNYIGLYNEIYLRKTIFTNKI
- a CDS encoding AAA family ATPase; the encoded protein is MNSEILSKEIESLKNNKSNLKDYFRYKYSNDIIYDKNNVLIDLEDLQKNGFFKEIDLMENNPKEVLNVIRDAYLDAYESLKTVRKDINIVPYHVPESINKNNKNKPVTIEDIKSNKLGKLVEFEGVITVSTKIKSALKKAKFICPKCGNIINTSIENPFEGYIEPMCSNKNCGELMNLNEENSEYIDYQELKIQQPLDLMEDPEEPPKYITVLLENSPGIYCGRVKITGIPVKSQKNKKIPIYDIIVKGLNCEIIDNKLEAILTEEDIEKIERVSKNKDVINILSERLIPEIKGYSTIKKAILLQQIKGVKKGSKRADSHVLLITDPGIGKSVMLRKIAEIPGNVYGSATTASGVGLTAAVVREKTEIGDDTWVIKPGLLVKANKGTACIDELTVNRDLQSYVLEAMESQTIHINKGGINTKLSSECSILAACNPKWGRFDNNEAVSEQINIPAPMLSRFDLIFPLKDEPDRARDKEIGKHIINIHKAFLDKNIKQNMKLDNIIIDDVLIDNDFIIKYIIYARQKKPIISEDAENILVEYYTNMRKSSVQITARQLEATIRIAEAHAKARLHDEVEELDAIEAINIITESLKEIAYDPETNSFDIGKVTGVSKKDVNYMKSVYNIIKNLSNELDAELVIYEDIVERANKENIDENQVKIALKKLKQVGDIYEPKNRKYRIM
- a CDS encoding 2-oxoacid:acceptor oxidoreductase subunit alpha translates to MMKTEFIQGNMACVEGALKAGCMFFGGYPITPSTEIAEGMAKKLPKLGGYYCQMEDEIASMASIIGASWAGSKSMTATSGPGISLMQENIGYAFMTETPCVLVNVQRGGPSTGQPTAASQADIMQTKWGSHGDYQPIVLVPSSVQEMYDFTILAFNYSEKYRTPVFVMADEILGHMREKVVLHDDIEIINRLTPNNDLDNENDKLVPIMPVFGEGYKTAVTGLTHNEKGYPDVSAETHDKLVRRLSNKILENKDDIVLYESKNIDAETIFVCYGTPSRTVKYTVDSLMAEGKDVGYIRLKTVFPFPDNLIKNLKASKILVPEMNLGQVVGEVMKYANCEVELIGKIGGELHKPEELKKYI
- a CDS encoding AAA family ATPase — protein: MIDPIEFIHNASSISKKSMNRLKLKSNPFSEKPIRGNTKFFVGRNSELSEIADILGAAQYGSVANAAIVGTKGIGKSSILNILYYAAKRHGHWIVQLEASQVTARQFLIQLMHSIIGDNLFSVDGTLSTNYMEHSKKIIEIYRRLNTYSDKTPVHYPREKIERDLKYLLHNVKEEGKLCVILVDEADQFAKRSCLGLLQFFHSFLYEDDILAFFAGPPTMMEDLTKISPAIRDRIPKVINMPPLDKAEAHDLILRRLEDAHTSGASEYDPFTPESIEKIIEECDGIPRRIIMTCSEAISIGLKNSSTTVDEAMVESALKKLGISVGHQILNHLTPAQSKIVRAMADLGGSSTVTELSGVLNNSPGTIGTHLSDIYEMGYVYKERDGYNVYYTLSKELKDVLITEKDD
- a CDS encoding TIGR03576 family pyridoxal phosphate-dependent enzyme; translation: MKDLEFERIIKTREILRDNLKKHGRDNIYDLTGLTGGFYIEDKNLDFLETYTGPAIFTEKLNRHGLLYLHNDFTEDSDLKNKLESLEEYCKYEKAVGFNRTSSALLATIITLKSKNITQVLHYVPEKPSHPSVPKSCSILGIQYYESDDFDEITSLIDTNKFLIITGSTMNHKIVDFENAKKLIEYCHSKNVNVLFDDASGARIRLLNGQQTALNMGADLVVTSMDKLMNGPRAGLLAGNKELIDEIYSEGLKYGLEAQAPILAAMVYTLKNFSFERIKKAQQRAINFTFDELNEYDFLSFEKTPTGFMINMEPKESYEVALDLLKNYRIITITTMGMPDASKTLRFDFTSKDADRVSDNYIKNSILNALVSLINKKNSE
- a CDS encoding DUF2098 family protein → MPYDKNGKNIEIGNFARYINTGTEGIVKDFKNINNEELIVLDNNLAYKPNLIEIIQNITQKSNNKKIEIKDDEINLSNSEDIDSCGAG
- a CDS encoding AAA family ATPase, translated to MEIGLLSVKNTLPFFENFGNLPTKLISESNMKDISDLDLFIIPGGSLIECNNLLNNDEFKNTLSKFNGYILGICSGFQLLSNTIDIGRKSQTPILKKGLELLDVDISPLICTDRVKFKIDNNTIFNNKKTNDNSEKKLQNYNNMAYDGFHCHTYGHITIENSKVFTKSFVNKLDYKMLEKSNELISGAFDGKIYGTMIHDFLDNENIKNSFLNNFKVKEDELEEITIKNQNLKSKFKKYRYDENINIAHKQKNIDTSKKGIILLGTGSESGKTFITTSIAGKLSKKGYKVFSAKIGPDVRDIVPSLYITNEPMTKYSSIKIYDRGWSTIEEFKKYIESSDYDYYIIEGVMGAFTGCLNKAGYSSAEIAKLLNIPTYVVSSCSKSGIEGSYIESLMYYTLLNKIGVDVKGIILNKIYNDRIVEKVKNISNKSDIQIIPIKKAKQNINIKNRGLIPEVEIDYDLFCNLALDLDIDIELLDMNINNENNISIEDIKGYFENPEDTSYMEEKLLDLVLKLKKL
- a CDS encoding potassium channel family protein; this encodes MEPIRKIEIGLLVMFCIIVFFSISFSYFENLTLFDSFYLTIITMFTIGYGEIHPTNDFGKLTAILLALTGTSVGVFTFGSTLQLFVEGYFRKANRMRIMKNRIKNMNEHYILCGYGRIGKVVANRLAKRGTDFVVLDLSEENLVSEFEKNPDFNYICGDATLDECLIEANIKNAKTLISTMPKDSDNVFVTLSAKRLNPNIHVVSKAEETVSMDKLLIAGADKVVSPYMIGGMRLAELAIKPDVLDFFSTFMSIANYEYNEDIDLRKYNISQKYEGMSIFELLSHINYNVSVIGIKSKNGSLSVNPSKDTILHLEDQIYVFGTYDQLESFEQYIN